The DNA segment ATGAACCCACAACAGGCTTGGATCCCAACCAAATTATAGAAGTAAGAGACCTTATCAAAGAGGTGGGAAAACAAAAAACAGTGATGCTATCCACCCACATCATGCAAGAAGTTCAAGCAATCTGTGAAAACGTTATTATCATTAACAAAGGCAATATTGTGGCCAATGAAAAAGCCAGTTCACTCACAGGTGCTTCACTAAGAAACAAGCACGAAATCACCTGTGAATTCTTAACGCCAGTAAAAAAAGATATTTTTGATCACCTAGAAGGGCTCATTGAAGTAAAAAGCCTAACCAACACCAAATACCGAATCATTGCATCCTCAGATATTAGACCAACAATATTTGACCGTGCAGTGAGTCATGGGCAAAAAATCATTACACTCACCCAAGATCAAAAAAGCATGGAAGACGTTTTTAGAGAATTAACCAGCAATAAAAAGTAAAAAAGCAAAACGTAGACCTAAGCTTCGCTTCACACCTATGGAGCTAGACGTTCTCTGACCCACTCCTCTTTTTCATGGCGATACCTTACCCTATCGTGCAAACGTCCTGCCCTTCCTTGCCAGAATTCTATTTCAGAAGCTTGTAAGCGATATCCACCCCAATTTGCCGGCCTTTTCATTTTACCTTGTTTGGCTTCATTAAACCACTGTTCTAGCTGGGCTCTACTATCCACCACTTGACTCTGAGGAGAGGCAATTGCACTTGCCTGACTATCCACAGGACGAGATTCAAAATAACCATCACTTATTTCAGCCGCTAACTTTTCAACTGTCCCGGTAATTCTAAGTTGCCGTTCTAAACCGGGCCAAAAAAAGTTAACTGCAGCATGATTATTATCCTTTAAATCAGTCCCCTTTCTACTGCTATAGTTTGTATAAAACCACAGATTTCCCCTTTCGTCGATATTTTTAAGAAGCACAATACGAGCTGAAGGTACACCTGAAGAAGATACGGTACACAGTGTCATGGCTGTTGGCTCAGGCTCATGATTCTCAATGGCCTCATTTAGCCAGTCTTTCATTTGCTCGATGGCATCACTGCTCAAATGTTCCTCCGACAACTCTTTCTTCACAAAATCATTCCTTATGTCTGACAAATCTCTATTCATGGCGTTTTTATTAGATAAGCAATAAACATCACACACCTTAAAAAGTTTATCAGAACGGAAATCCAACCGCAAAGTGATATCTGCTATCATTTTGCAAACTAGACCTTCCATAACCTATTTCTATGGGTCCAATAATAGAATTATACGCAAGAATCACATTCAGTCCCAACACCAAATCCTCCGAAGTAAGTCCACGAACAGGAATAAAACTTAAGGTTTCAAACTCGGTATTATAGTCCAGAACACCTCCCGACAACTTGGCATATAAATTATTCAACACCTGATACCTCAGATTAACATAACCCAAAACAAACTGCCGAGCCGAAATTTCTTTTGACACCATACCAGGGAAAGGTATATCACCACTTCTTGCGGTTGCTTTAATCCCCCCAATAGCAAAGTACTGAGCACTACCCAATCGCTCGGTAGCTCCACCTGCAGCCAAGGAGTATGAGACATTCAGCTTTGAATTCACAGGTATCATATGCTCAAAGGTAGCCCTCGCTTTTAGATAACTCTCCTGTGGTATATCCAGGAGATCATCAAAAGTAACAT comes from the Saccharicrinis fermentans DSM 9555 = JCM 21142 genome and includes:
- the pdxH gene encoding pyridoxamine 5'-phosphate oxidase — its product is MNRDLSDIRNDFVKKELSEEHLSSDAIEQMKDWLNEAIENHEPEPTAMTLCTVSSSGVPSARIVLLKNIDERGNLWFYTNYSSRKGTDLKDNNHAAVNFFWPGLERQLRITGTVEKLAAEISDGYFESRPVDSQASAIASPQSQVVDSRAQLEQWFNEAKQGKMKRPANWGGYRLQASEIEFWQGRAGRLHDRVRYRHEKEEWVRERLAP